In uncultured Desulfovibrio sp., the sequence AACGACTATACCGGCGGCGGCGAAAAGATATCCATTCCGCCCACGGTGCTCTTTTCCGTTCTGGGTGTCATGGATAACGTGACCCTGGCCCAGACCTCGGACTTCAAGCGCCCCGGCGACATCATCTACCTGCTGGGCGGTACCTGGCGCGAAATGGCCGGCAGCGAAGCGGCCGACGAACTGGGGCTGCGCGGCGGCCGCGTGCCGCAGGTGGACGTGGCCACGGCCCTGCCCCGCTATCGTGCCGTGCATGCCATGATGCGCCGGCGGGCCATCTCGGCCTGTCATGACTGCTCCGACGGCGGTCTGGCCGTGGCCTTGGCAGAAATGTGCATCGGCGGCCGCCTGGGCGCCAGCATCGACCTGGACAAGGTTCCGGCCCTGGAAGCCATGAACCGCACCGAGCTGCTCTACAGCGAATCGGCCAGCCGTCTGGTGGTCAGCGTGGCACCGCAGCATGCCGATCTGCTGGAGGCCCTGGGACAGTGGCAGCTCTGCCGCCGCATCGGCACGGTTACGGATACGGGCAACCTGGACCTGTACAGCGGCACGTCCTGCCTGGCCAGCGTGCCCGTGGAAGAACTGGCCACAGCCTTCAAGGTTACCCTGGACTGGTAAACCAACCGACAGCCAGGACGCGGAGGAGCGGAAGCTCCTCCGCGTCTTCCCCTGCCGCGCCTGCCGCATGGGTCGTGACGACAGCCGCCGGACGCTTCCGGGTGAAGGCTGCCTGCCGCAGACGGCCCTGCCTGCGGCTGCCTTGGCGGCCCTTCTGCCGCCCTTTTCCTGCCACTTTTCCTCCCGCTTATCCTTCGAAAAGCCGCGCTGTACGGACCGCCAGAACGGCCTTTCCCGGGGCGTTTCTGGCCGTCCTGCGGGGCCATTTGGGCCGTTCCTCGCGCAGGTCTGCGCATAACATACTGTTTTAAAAAACAATTTTCCCTTGACAGCCCCCAATGGAATAGGGCATAGTCTTGGGTACTTGAGGAGGAGATATACCCGTAAAGGCAAACCCCGGTCATCTGTCCCCGACGAGGACCGGAGTGGGTCGCCCGTGGGCGACCTGTGCCATTTCGTCCTTGGACGAAAGACACACCTGTTGTACCCCAGCCAAGGAGTCCCCATGAAGTTTGTTTACAGGCTTGCCATGTGGGCGACCGTCACGGCCTGTCTGGCCCTTGTCGCTCCCATGGTTCCCACCACGGCCGCCGCTGACAGCAAAGCCGGCCACACCACTCACCAGAACGCCTCTTCCCCTGCCGCACATTCTTCCACAGCGGCCCCCGCCTCCCCTTCCACCTCCGCGGATACCCGCGACATCTGGCTCAAGCGCGCCCAGAGTTCCGAATTTATCCTGGGGAAGGCCTCCTACTACAGCACGGATCTGCATAATGGCCCCACGGCCAGCGGTGTGGGCTATGACATGTATACCTTCACGGCCGCGCACCGCACCCTGCCCATTGGCACGGTGGTCCGCGTCACCGATCAGCAGAACGGCAAAAGCGTCATGGTGTGTGTGACGGACCGCGGCCCCTTCATTCGCGGGCGCATCATTGACCTTTCCTATGCGGCGGCAGATCAGATAGACATGCGCCGCCGTGGCGTGGGCAAGGTCAGCCTGGAAGTGGTCAGCGATGCCCAGGGACGGCCCCTGGCCGATGATCTGGCCTATTTTGTGCGCTTCCGGGGCATGGAAACCTCGGAAATGGTCGGCCCCTTCCGGGCCTTTGCCGATGCCGCCGCCATGCATGAAGCCATGCGCCAGGCCCATCCCGACGCGGAAGTCATTCTGGAAAAAGCCCAGTAAGCCCTTTTCTGCTGTGCAGAAATATGGCCGCAGTGCTTGTGCTGCGGCCTTTTTTTGTCTGCTCCGGCTTGCGTCACTTCCGGTTTTGCGGCACAGTGCCGCCACCCGGTAGCCGCGCCCTGTCTGCCCCATACCGCTGTTTTCGCGCCTGCTGCCACGTCCTGTCATGGAGGAACGTCATGGGCCTGTTTTTCGGCCTGCTGTCATCGGCCACCTTTGGCCTCATTCCCTTCTTTACGCTGCCGCTCATTCAGGGGGGCATGGCCGCCGAATGCGCGCTTTTCTACCGCTTTCTCATCGCTGCCATGGCGCTGGGGGCCTGGCTGCTCTGGCGGGGCGACGCCATTCTGGCCCCCCTGCGCAGCCTGCTGTGCCTCTTTGGCGCCAGCCTGCTCTACCTGCTGGCCGCCCTGCTCTTCTTCTGGTCCTTCCGCTACATTCCCAGCGGCACGGCAGCCACCATACAGTTTCTCTATCCGGTGCAGGTC encodes:
- a CDS encoding septal ring lytic transglycosylase RlpA family protein, with amino-acid sequence MKFVYRLAMWATVTACLALVAPMVPTTAAADSKAGHTTHQNASSPAAHSSTAAPASPSTSADTRDIWLKRAQSSEFILGKASYYSTDLHNGPTASGVGYDMYTFTAAHRTLPIGTVVRVTDQQNGKSVMVCVTDRGPFIRGRIIDLSYAAADQIDMRRRGVGKVSLEVVSDAQGRPLADDLAYFVRFRGMETSEMVGPFRAFADAAAMHEAMRQAHPDAEVILEKAQ